The following are from one region of the Salvia splendens isolate huo1 chromosome 2, SspV2, whole genome shotgun sequence genome:
- the LOC121770047 gene encoding metal transporter Nramp5-like codes for MASLQQGSGGGNSNRVVAVAETPPPAGDWAAGNKEFGQEEEVQQKPGWKKFLQHVGPGFLVSLAYLDPGNLETDLQAGANHGYELLWVILIGLVFALIIQSLAANLGVSTGKHLAEHCKAEYPIFVKYCLWILAELAVIAADIPEVIGTAFALNILFKIPVWVGVLCTGCSTLLLLTLQRYGVRKLELLIAILVFIMAACFFGELSYVQPPAKEVMKGMFVPKLSGQGATGDAIALLGALVMPHNLFLHSALVLSRKIPNSVRGINDACRYFLIESGFALFVAFLINVAVISVSGTVCLADDLSNENSDNCSDLTLNSASFLLKNVLGKSSSIVYAIALLASGQSSAITGTYAGQFIMQGFLELRMKKWIRNLMTRCIAITPSLIVSIIGGSSGAGRLIIIASMILSFELPFALIPLLKFSTSATKMGPHKNSIYIIVFSWILGLGIIGINIYYLSTAFVGWLISNDLPKVGNVFIGIVVFPLMAIYIISVIYLMFRKDRVVTFIDPTKSDVIAQAGRMENGHQGGVEMQNPPYREDLADIPLPN; via the exons ATGGCAAGCTTGCAGCAGGGGAGTGGCGGTGGGAACAGCAACCGTGTCGTTGCAGTGGCTGAGACACCGCCTCCCGCCGGTGATTGGGCGGCCGGAAATAAAGAATTTGGTCAGGAAGAAGAGGTGCAACAG AAACCAGGATGGAAAAAATTCTTGCAGCATGTTGGCCCTGGTTTCTTGGTCTCACTAGCTTACCTTGATCCTGGAAATT TGGAAACTGATTTGCAAGCGGGAGCAAACCACGGCTATGAA TTGTTGTGGGTGATCCTAATTGGTTTGGTGTTTGCCCTCATCATTCAATCACTTGCAGCAAATCTAGGAGTCAGCACCG GCAAACATTTGGCGGAGCATTGCAAGGCAGAGTATCCAATATTCGTCAAATATTGTTTGTGGATTTTGGCTGAGCTCGCCGTCATCGCTGCTGACATCCCAGAgg TGATTGGGACGGCATTTGCACTTAACATATTGTTTAAGATACCAGTGTGGGTTGGGGTTCTCTGCACCGGGTGCAGCACTCTACTCTTGCTCACCCTACAAAGATATGGC gtGAGGAAGCTGGAATTGTTGATTGCCATATTAGTATTCATAATGGCAGCATGCTTTTTTGGAGAATTAAGCTATGTGCAGCCCCCAGCTAAAGAAGTTATGAAAGGAATGTTTGTGCCTAAGTTGAGCGGCCAAGGCGCCACCGGTGACGCCATCGCTCTGCTTGGTGCCCTCGTTATGCC GCACAATCTTTTTCTTCATTCTGCTTTAGTACTATCGAGAAAGATACCTAACTCCGTTCGTGGAATCAAT GATGCTTGTCGATACTTCTTGATCGAGAGTGGATTTGCCCTTTTTGTAGCATTTTTGATAAATGTGGCAGTTATATCTGTGTCGGGAACTGTTTGCTTAGCAGATGATCTCTCAAATGAAAACTCAGATAATTGCAGCGACTTGACACTTAATTCCGCATCGTTCCTCCTCAAG AATGTTTTGGGGAAATCAAGTTCTATCGTTTATGCGATTGCATTGCTGGCCTCGGGCCAAAGCTCCGCTATCACCGGCACCTATGCAGGACAATTCATCATGCAG GGTTTCTTGGAACTTAGGATGAAGAAATGGATAAGAAATTTGATGACAAGGTGCATTGCAATAACCCCAAGTCTAATAGTGTCTATAATTGGAGGATCTTCAGGAGCTGGTCGACTCATCATTATTGCATCG ATGATATTATCGTTCGAGCTTCCTTTCGCTCTAATCCCACTTCTTAAGTTCAGCACGAGCGCCACCAAGATGGGACCTCACAAGAACTCTATCTAC ATTATCGTGTTTTCATGGATCCTAGGGCTGGGGATCATAGGCATCAACATCTATTATTTGAGCACTGCATTTGTGGGTTGGCTTATTAGCAATGACTTGCCGAAAGTGGGGAATGTGTTCATTGGAATCGTAGTGTTTCCTCTTATGGCAATCTATATTATCTCCGTCATCTATCTCATGTTTCGAAAGGATAGGGTTGTGACATTCATCGACCCCACCAAGTCGGACGTGATTGCCCAAGCCGGTCGAATGGAAAATGGGCATCAAGGAGGAGTTGAGATGCAGAATCCACCATATAGAGAGGATCTAGCCGATATCCCATTGCCCAACTAG